The Miscanthus floridulus cultivar M001 chromosome 6, ASM1932011v1, whole genome shotgun sequence genomic interval GTGCAGGCTGTAGCTTCCCATCAGCACCTCCGACCGCACCGTCACGGCCTTGCCGCGCACGCTCGCATGGAACCGCACGTACGTCGCCTGCCCTTCCGCGAGCACCATCTCCGGCCGCTCGTCGTCGTCCACGTACACCGCGCCCTCCGCGTCCGCCTGCGTCGCGCCGAACGGGAACGCGATCACGACTGTGAAGGGCGTCGCCCGGGCGTCCTTGGAGACGAACCCGCCGCGCTGCATCGGCAGGATCGTGTTCTGGTACACGTGCACGTTGATCTCGTTCAGCGGCGCGTCCAGCTTCACTGGGGCGCCGCTCTTGGACACCACCACCTTCTTCATGTCGAACAGGTTGTACCAGGTGCCCGGTGGGAACATGGCGCTCACTGAAGTGGCGCCCTGCTCGAGGACCGGGGACACcatgacgctggcgccgagcaggAACTGCGTGCTCAGCCCGTAGCACGGCGTGAAGTCAGGGAAGGAGAAGAACACCGGCCGCGCCACGGGGGCCCCGGTCAGGTGCGCCTGATAGTTGAGTGTGTACAGGTAGGGGAGCAGCTTGTACCGCATGCCAAGCGCGTTCTGCGCCGACTTCGCCACGGACTCCCAGACGTAGAGCTCCTGCCTCGGTGACGCGAAGTTGGCATGGTCCCTGGAGAAAGGGTAGAAGGCCCCGAGCTCAATCCACCTGTTGCACAGCTCCTCAGTCGGCGACGGGTAGAAGCCACAGATGTCAGAGCCAACCATCGGCATGCCGAAGATGCCAAAGTTGAGCATCGTCGAGATCGAATAACGGAGATTTTCCCATGTGCCCTTGTTGTCGCCGGTCCAGTGCGCGGCATACGCCCCCGACCCGACGAACGTGGAGCGGGTCAGAATGAACGGCCTCTTCCCCTGGAGCCCTTGCAGCGCCGTATGCGTGGCAATGGCCTGCGAGAAGCCATACAGACTGTGTGCATTGTACTCCAGGATGCCGTTGTAGTGTGTAGCACTGGTTGCAATGGTGTTGAAGCCGAGACGAGCAGTCTGCCCAGAGGCATTGATCTTGTATGGCGGCTCATCCCATCTTGTGTTTGTAAGGTTCTTGCAATCCAAACAACAGACCCATGGCGTCTTCGAGTCAGGAATAGGGCACTGGTGCGTCTTTGGGATTGTGCACTTGCCCGTGCAGAAGTTGGAGGCCTCGTTCATGTCAATCCAGAGCCCATCCACTGGTACCAAATCATGAAACCTCCGCACCTCATCAATCCACCATGACACACCATTCGGGTTGAGAAAGTCTGGGAAATAGACAGGTCCAGGCCACACCTGGGCGAGGTATGGCTCCCCATCCAGTTTGATGAAGATGTCACGTTCCATGCCACGCTGGTAGACGCCATAGGAGTTGTTCACAGCAATGCCAGGGTCGATGAGGACAATGTACTTCATCCCTTGTGCATGGATCTTGTCAAGGAATGCCAGCAGTTTGGGGCGTGGATAGTTGACCGGGTCAAGTGTGAAGTCTTTAGCGGCATCCATGTGGTCATCATCATTCCAGATCACGTCCAGCGGTATCTGGGCATTCCGATAACCCTCCACAACGCCCTCTACCACTGAAAGGTTCTTGTACCCCCACCTACATTGGTGGAACCCTGAAAGACAAGCACATGGAGTACTCAGAGAGTTGAAGAATTTCACGGTACAAGAATTTATGCATAGTAGCATGCAGGCAGCAAGTTTCAGTTTCTTGATAAAGCAGCTACATACTATTTCATACAGGAAATGGAAATAATGCATTGTCTAAAATTGGAATGGGAAAAGCAAAATTGTTCATGAATTGCATCCGTGAATCACATTCACTTTCACACTTCAACTCTATTGTACTCACAAAAGAAGAAAATGGTAATAGTAACTGGTCAACAAGTACGGCAAGAAATTCAATACGCGCATGTGCATTGGCAAAATTGATTGTAGTGTGAGTTATTTCTCAGGGttctgatcatcaattttcatggTGGTCCATGAATTGGGGCAAGATCAGTACAGAGCACATGGAAGGCCTTATCCTTGTAGGTAACATGGCCTCACTAGCGGGTGAAACTGACACACTATCTTGTAATGGGAAGCTGCATTTGGGAAGTTATATGTTTGATAGTTGATACAGAGATAGACTTGCAATTTCCTAAAGAACAAAAGTAAATTCCAGTTCCCAGGCTTCCAGCAAGGCACATCAATATGCTAGATTTTGTAATCAtcatgatgtacaagcctacaaACACTAGTGAAAAAAAGTTTCAGTATTTTATTTGGTAGGAAGACCAAGCAAACTGCATTTTTTTCTGATGGAAGGAATTTCACACATCAGTGGAATACTAATCTACTGGGAGTAAGACACATTGTACGCTTACCACCGTCTCCCCCGGTATTCAATCAATGGGTGCCAGGGTGACAATGCTTCATCCATTGCATTAGTCACTCTGGAAGCAATGAATGTTTGTAGCAAAATAGTTCATAAATTGTAGACTATGTTATTCAGAACAAAGAGCATGCACATTTGATGTAGTTTCATGTACTGAAAGAAAATAATCAGCAAAAGCAGCAGCGCTGAACATGCTGTATGAGAAAAAACCAATTGATGCATAACGTTTTTCTCAGATTTCTGAACTTCAGATCAAGCTGTTCCATCTGCTAGCAGTCTGCGCAGTGCATGCATATCCTTAGCATTTACTTTGCACAGAACTAAACCAGTCACATTCTGCTTTAAGGGGATATTGCAATACTGGTAAACTGAAAGGTAGTATACTGGATTATGCCATGATGTCCATGACATGGGAGTATTCTGTTTTATAACAAAGAGACTCGACTTTATTTTTTGAGCAAAGAGTTCACATGATGCGATTGAGAACTAGTTAATATAGCGCCGGCATGCTTATCACTGTCTAGTGAGTAGTGACACCTGATACAGCAAATAAACTGCCCTATCTGTCACCAAATATCTACATTAGTGTGTGCCAGAGTATGGCATCCATGGAGTCAGAGAAGGCTACATCTCATAAGTGAACCTGAAAGTTAGCTAGTCATGGCATCAGATAAAATATATGATCGAAAGGATCAAACTAATCAGGCAACAATTAAGTATCCATCCATGGCATCAGATAAAACTAAATGTTTTCAGTCAATCTCGATCTGGCAGTATGTTTTGCTTAACCAAATGATTGTGCCAATCAGGAATTTAGCAAACCATAACTTAAGCAAATGATGTATCCTCCTAATCTGACAATGAGTAAAGGGCAGCACAAAAAATGAAATAAATACACTCTGAGCAAAACAGTCCTTACCAAATGCCCAGTATGGCATGGGCGCAGGACGGCCGATCATCGACGTGTACTGATCCACGATGGCCAACGGCGTCGGCCCCGCGAAGAAGTAGAAGTCGAGAAGACCTCCGATGACCTTGTAGGTCAGCGATGTCCCCCTGTAGAACACGTCCATGCCATTGCTGTTGAGCAGCAGCACGGCGTGCGCGACGCCGCGGCCGCCCAGATTCCGGAGGTCCATGTACACCGGGTGCGAGCCGTAGAGGTCGGTGTTGAGGTTGATGGCGGAGATGTCCGTGGTGTAGATGGTGTAGGGGTCGTTGGGCCGCAGTCGGATGCCCCCCGGCTGCGTGTTCTCGCCGAGCCCGTACAGGGCGGCGTCCTTGGGCAGCGCCGTGGACACCTCCAGGTACTGGTCCTTGAACACCAGCGCGCCGGCGCTGGTGTTGAACAGCGGCTGCCCGGTGGACCGGCGGTGCACCGCGAACCAGAACGGGTCGCGGCCATAGGTGAACACCAGCTCCTCGCCGGGGTACTCGGCGCCCGTGAAGGGGCCGTCCGTGACCTTGCCGCCGGTCACGGGTGGGGCTGGCTCCCTTGGGAGCAGGTTGTAGGGGACCTCCCACCTCTGCTCATCTGCATCGGTGATCTGCACGCGCACCCTGTCCCTGGTCTCGTGCCTGCATAGCATTTCACCATTAGAAGATGACCTCAGGTAATTTTTTAAGCCATCGCAAAGTTGAGGCATACTCTGAGCTTGTGATTGGAAAGTCTTAGAATACTTGGGAAAATCATGGTTTGGAGTCTATGCAGGTGAACATTCGCTGTAAAATCAGTAAAATATCGACCTCATGGTCATACTTGGGACCCTATGCAGATGAACTCATTGTCAACCATTAAAACGTGACCTCAGGCCTCGGGGGAAGAATGGAACACTATTGATTGCAGTTCAATCTTAAAATGTTCCTGAATAATTCCTTCTGCTCTACTAGCCGTAAATCAAAATGGATTTGCCTTGAAGGATTTAAGCAATTGATTATTACAGCAACCAACATTCTCCTCGAAAGTACTACAGGGATGTGTGTCAACACTTCAGACTAGAACAACCGCGGGAAAGGAAAAACGAAGAACAGGAGCTACTGATTTGCTGCTTGGCGAGGAGAAGCAAGTTCTTACTTAACAAAGAGCCTGAGGCGAGGGATGTCAGGACCGTAAGTGGAGGTGCGCTGCTTCACCTGCAGGTAACCCACAAGGCCTCCCCCGTTGGGCAGCTGAACAAGGGACACCAGCTTGTACCCGAACCCAACCTTCGGCTCTGCTGTGCCGACCGCGCCATGGCTGCTTGCCAAGGTGAGAAATAGAAGGCACCACAGTAGGTAGGAGAGGATGGCCGGGCGAGAAAATGACAGCATTTCGTTGTGCTCAGTTGGTTTTTTCCTCACTCCCTCACGAGCTTCCCTTTGTAAGTTTGTACAGCTACTCTATGGCCACTGCCCTGCAGCGTGAACTGTGAACTATGAAATGCAAGACAGTGAGGAGGAGAtgcctagagagagagagaggtgctcGTGCTCCTGTGGTAGTGAATAAGAGTAATGGCGGGGAGTGAGCAGTGGCAGCTGTGTTGAGTGGCATGTCCAGTGGATACCGATGAGGCGATGACCGAACCTTTTCCTCCTTTATTATAGACTCTGTGCCCAGCCCATACATCGATCACTGACAAGTGGACCCAGCTGATTTGCAGAGAACCGAATGTCAGCTTCTGCTTAGGGGCGTCCACAACGTAGCGCTTCTTGTTTATGATGTATGATAACCAGTGATTaatcatgatatatatatatatagggtaaaACTATTTTACAGCTgatcatagaataacttattctatagccacgttgatttacgataatgtttgtaccaatttacgataacatgaatatgcatttacgatactcgtgttactataactcacggtgatatttatcataatattatagtaaatcacttagtaaggagttactgtaatctcgtaaattaaaatagtaattatcgtaactcaaagtgccACAGAATAAGTTGTTCTATGGCCAGCTACATAAcaatagttctatatatatattataataaatttatttagagatacaaatattgatgttaataaaaatactaatatttatgatgcacCATAAATACCATTAAATTGATCATGATATATCTTTTATAATAAACTATTTAGAAGCACAAATATGAATATTATTTTCTATAGTAGTTATTTTGGGACACAAGGAGTAACAAGCTTGTTGCTAGGCTCCGGAGGTCCATGTCAAACACGTTTGAGAATGACCTTGCTTCCAAATAATTTTTGGAATTCTTCATAGCTACTTAGTGTTAAGTTTGATAAATGTGCACCATACTTCTAGCTCACATAGGTCACACTACTAATCTATACCCTCTTTATAATacataaaagaaaaacacaaagtcctaaactactctaagtgtctctcaataccaaatgacacttagaactagtttgtCCTAAACCTTGTCgaccatcctttaaaaaccgaaatgaaATCCACCAATAGGGACATGAAAACTATTGATCGCCTATTAATCAATCATCATCGTGACCTAACTTATAATgtatctgcaaaacacatgttagtcacaatgATTGTATCACTATTAATTGCCAAAACTTCAAAGACAATGTTGAGTAGTGTTCAATACTAACATTAAAGAGCATCTTCCAACAATTTTATACTCTTAAAACAATCACCTTTGCGCCAACAACCAAGAGGTATGACGTCCGAAGGTGCTGTCATCGCAAACCAGAAATCAAGACTTTGTGGATTTGCAAGGCAAGAACCGA includes:
- the LOC136461859 gene encoding alpha-xylosidase 1-like, whose amino-acid sequence is MLSFSRPAILSYLLWCLLFLTLASSHGAVGTAEPKVGFGYKLVSLVQLPNGGGLVGYLQVKQRTSTYGPDIPRLRLFVKHETRDRVRVQITDADEQRWEVPYNLLPREPAPPVTGGKVTDGPFTGAEYPGEELVFTYGRDPFWFAVHRRSTGQPLFNTSAGALVFKDQYLEVSTALPKDAALYGLGENTQPGGIRLRPNDPYTIYTTDISAINLNTDLYGSHPVYMDLRNLGGRGVAHAVLLLNSNGMDVFYRGTSLTYKVIGGLLDFYFFAGPTPLAIVDQYTSMIGRPAPMPYWAFGFHQCRWGYKNLSVVEGVVEGYRNAQIPLDVIWNDDDHMDAAKDFTLDPVNYPRPKLLAFLDKIHAQGMKYIVLIDPGIAVNNSYGVYQRGMERDIFIKLDGEPYLAQVWPGPVYFPDFLNPNGVSWWIDEVRRFHDLVPVDGLWIDMNEASNFCTGKCTIPKTHQCPIPDSKTPWVCCLDCKNLTNTRWDEPPYKINASGQTARLGFNTIATSATHYNGILEYNAHSLYGFSQAIATHTALQGLQGKRPFILTRSTFVGSGAYAAHWTGDNKGTWENLRYSISTMLNFGIFGMPMVGSDICGFYPSPTEELCNRWIELGAFYPFSRDHANFASPRQELYVWESVAKSAQNALGMRYKLLPYLYTLNYQAHLTGAPVARPVFFSFPDFTPCYGLSTQFLLGASVMVSPVLEQGATSVSAMFPPGTWYNLFDMKKVVVSKSGAPVKLDAPLNEINVHVYQNTILPMQRGGFVSKDARATPFTVVIAFPFGATQADAEGAVYVDDDERPEMVLAEGQATYVRFHASVRGKAVTVRSEVLMGSYSLHKGLVIEKLSVLGLEGTGKDLAIQVDGADATAVATSSPCFTAGSNATLQGEESVEDSKNGVMVEVGGLALPLGKSFTMTWNMRIEA